TGCTCGGGTGCGCCTTCGGGCGGGCCCTTGGCTTCCTCGCTCACCGCTTCGGTCGCTTGCGGAAGGCCGTGCGCGATCAGCGCGAGACGACGCGGGGTCGACCACACGGTAATGTCGCCAACCGTGACGCCGGCGGCTTCCATTTCGCGCCGGAACAGCTTTTCGAGTTCGTCGCGCGCACCCGCCTGCATGCGGGCGGGGATTTCTTCGCTGCGCAGTTCGAGGAGGAAGTCGCTCATTTCGACCACTCCGGATATTTCTCGGCCCACACGGGCGCTTCCTTTTCCATGTGCGCTTCGCAGGCCCCGCGCGCCAGATCGCGGACGCGGCCCATGTAGCTGGCGCGTTCCTGCACGCTGATCACGCCGCGCGCCTGAAGGAGGTTGAAGATGTGGCTGGCCTCCACCGCCTGCTCGTAGGCAGCGATGGGGACGTTATGCGCGAGCGCGTTCTTGCACTCGGCCTCGGCCTTGTTGAACAGGTCGAACAGCGCATCCGTTTCGGCGACCTCGAAGTTCCACTTCGACATCTGCTTCTCGTTCTCGAGGAAGACGTCGCCATAGGTGACGCCCTGCCCGTTGAAGTCGAGGTCGTAGACGTTGTCGACGCCCTGGATGTACATGGCGAGGCGTTCGAGCCCATAGGTCAGCTCGCCCGCGACCGGCTTGCAGTCGAAGCCGCCCATTTGCTGGAAATAGGTGAACTGGGTGACTTCCATCCCGTCGCACCAGACTTCCCAGCCAAGGCCCCAGGCGCCCAGTGTCGGGCTTTCCCAGTCGTCTTCCACGAAACGGATATCGTGCTTCAGCGGATCGATCCCGATCACCTCGAGGCTCTTGAGGTAGAGGTCCTGGATGTCCGGCGGGCTCGGCTTCAGGATCACCTGGTACTGGTAATAGTGCTGCAGCCGGTTCGGGTTTTCGCCGTAACGGCCGTCGGTCGGACGCCGGCAGGGCTGCACGAAAGCCGCATTCCACGGTTCGGGACCAAGCGCGCGAAGCGTGGTCGCCGTGTGAAAGGTCCCTGCCCCCATGC
Above is a window of Qipengyuania gaetbuli DNA encoding:
- a CDS encoding glycine--tRNA ligase subunit alpha; its protein translation is MDRNPRKSFQDMILALHDFWSAHGCLILQPYDMRMGAGTFHTATTLRALGPEPWNAAFVQPCRRPTDGRYGENPNRLQHYYQYQVILKPSPPDIQDLYLKSLEVIGIDPLKHDIRFVEDDWESPTLGAWGLGWEVWCDGMEVTQFTYFQQMGGFDCKPVAGELTYGLERLAMYIQGVDNVYDLDFNGQGVTYGDVFLENEKQMSKWNFEVAETDALFDLFNKAEAECKNALAHNVPIAAYEQAVEASHIFNLLQARGVISVQERASYMGRVRDLARGACEAHMEKEAPVWAEKYPEWSK